A region of Colletotrichum destructivum chromosome 11, complete sequence DNA encodes the following proteins:
- a CDS encoding Putative cytochrome P450, translating to MASLLSMLSVGRLVIALVVFILFRKLYIRFNRYRLASRTGCRPCPTYPQKDPIFGIDTHIETIRGFISSHYLELLIRRHNKHGRTFSFNQFGSTTISTCDPAVLKCTLSSHFKDFSNGDLRAKSVAPLLGQGIIAADGDQWHHQRALIRPSFTRAQVTDLDIFERHAGRLIWAIEQKGFDVDIQNLVQQMVLDANTEYLFGESLGLLSNNVSSSAQALNEALDYALEGVIYRIRLGKLMPFHRDPKFWAACKTVHAFADQYVARALELRKLQQHVKGPAEAVDQESKLPGRYIFLNEMARDTADPILLRDQIVTIIMAARDTTSATVSFALYMLARRPDVWARLREDVLDHYLSPLTYEALEEMKYLKWVVAETLRLFPPIANNGRMAVRDTVFPVGGGPDGQSPLLVTKGTSVLFSTYVMQRRTDLWGPDAEDFKPERWSPESERKGRHGWEYLPFLGGPRVCPGQKFALTQTSHVLARLAKAFERIENMDPTEWREQWTLSVAPKDGVKVKMVPAV from the coding sequence CTATTGTCTATGCTCTCTGTCGGACGGCTGGTGATAGCACTTGTTGTTTTCATCCTGTTTCGAAAGTTATACATTCGTTTCAACCGCTACCGACTCGCCTCCCGAACTGGTTGTCGGCCCTGTCCAACCTATCCCCAGAAGGACCCCATATTCGGCATCGACACTCATATAGAGACCATTCGGGGCTTCATAAGCAGTCATTACCTGGAACTCCTGATCCGGCGACACAACAAACACGGGCGTACATTCTCCTTCAACCAATTCGGCTCGACAACCATATCCACCTGCGACCCAGCCGTCTTGAAATGCACTCTATCGTCGCACTTCAAAGACTTCTCCAACGGAGACCTCAGGGCCAAGAGCGTCGCTCCTCTGCTGGGCCAAGGCATCATCGCTGCCGATGGCGATCAATGGCACCATCAACGGGCTCTGATCCGCCCAAGCTTCACGCGTGCCCAGGTTACGGATCTCGACATTTTCGAGCGTCACGCCGGGCGATTGATTTGGGCCATCGAGCAAAAAGGTTTCGATGTCGACATCCAGAACCTCGTGCAGCAGATGGTGCTTGACGCCAACACGGAGTACCTCTTTGGCGAgagcctcggcctcctcagCAACAATGtttcctcctcggcccagGCTCTGAACGAGGCGTTGGATTACGCTCTCGAAGGCGTCATCTACAGGATTAGACTCGGCAAGCTTATGCCTTTCCATCGCGATCCCAAATTCTGGGCCGCCTGCAAGACGGTGCATGCCTTCGCGGATCAGTACGTCGCGCGGGCCCTGGAGCTCAGgaagctgcagcagcatgtCAAGGGCCCAGCAGAAGCAGTTGACCAAGAGTCGAAATTGCCTGGCAGATACATCTTCCTGAACGAAATGGCCAGGGATACCGCCGACCCGATTCTTCTGCGCGACCAAATCGTCACAATCATCATGGCCGCCCGAGACACGACCTCGGCCACTGTTTCGTTCGCCTTGTATATGCTGGCGCGTCGGCCAGATGTCTGGGCGAGGCTCAGGGAGGATGTCTTGGACCACTACCTATCCCCACTGACGTACGAAGCTCTCGAGGAAATGAAGTACCTCAAGTGGGTTGTGGCAGAGACTCTCCGCCTCTTCCCACCCATCGCGAATAACGGCCGCATGGCCGTCCGTGATACTGTCTTCCCAGTCGGTGGCGGTCCGGACGGCCAGTCCCCGCTGCTTGTCACCAAGGGCACCTCGGTGCTTTTCAGCACCTACGTGATGCAGCGCCGGACCGACCTTTGGGGTCCTGATGCCGAGGACTTTAAACCCGAACGCTGGAGTCCGGAGTCGGAAAGAAAAGGACGCCACGGCTGGGAGTATCTGCCGTTCCTGGGCGGCCCAAGAGTTTGCCCCGGTCAGAAATTCGCATTGACTCAGACGAGCCACGTGTTGGCTAGACTGGCCAAAGCATTCGAGAGGATCGAGAACATGGATCCGACGGAGTGGAGGGAGCAGTGGACGCTCAGTGTTGCCCCGAAAGATGGTGTCAAGGTGAAGATGGTGCCGGCGGTTTAG
- a CDS encoding Putative short-chain dehydrogenase/reductase SDR, NAD(P)-binding domain superfamily: MAQKTILITGCSDGGLGSALALAFSKAGWRVFATARNPSKLEQTTAAGIEALSLDVTSKSSISECVSRVGQLTGGSLDALLNNAGAGYSMPLMDTSPEQTRSVFELNVISLICTTQAFLPLLLQSDGGMVINNTSISSVGGMPWQVIYNASKAAAASVTTGMRLELAPFGIKVIDLKTGTVTSNFIQNLPPAVLPAKSLYGIARKEVEKVMSAEKIRKEGTSADAWAEAVVVEVTKSKPKLWIWKGANCFFVWFVSTFLPVGWFDGIMKKMVGLDIVEQRVRALGGPNKLKVL; this comes from the coding sequence atggcaCAGAAGACTATTCTCATCACTGGATGCTCAGACGGTGGCCTCGGCTCGGCGCTCGCTCTGGCCTTTTCCAAGGCCGGTTGGCGTGTCTTCGCCACCGCCCGCAACCCATCCAAGTTGGAGCAGACAACCGCTGCGGGCATAGAGGCCTTGTCGCTGGACGTAACGTCCAAGTCATCCATCTCAGAGTGCGTCTCGCGCGTTGGCCAACTTACCGGCGGGTCCTTGGACGCGTTGTTGAAcaatgccggcgccggctaTTCGATGCCTCTCATGGACACGAGCCCGGAACAGACACGAAGTGTGTTCGAGCTGAACGTCATCTCGCTCATCTGCACCACGCAAGCCTTTCTCCCACTGCTCCTTCAGTCCGATGGCGGGATggtcatcaacaacacctccatctcctcggtGGGGGGAATGCCATGGCAGGTTATCTACAATGCGTCcaaagcggcggcggcctctgTCACGACGGGAATGCGACTTGAGCTCGCGCCCTTCGGGATCAAGGTCATCGACCTCAAGACGGGTACAGTCACATCAAATTTCATCCAAAACCTCCCTCCAGCTGTACTTCCCGCCAAGTCTCTGTACGGAATCGCGAGAAAGGAGGTTGAGAAAGTGAtgtcggccgagaagatcCGAAAGGAGGGAACGAGTGCCGACGCTTGGGCGGAAGCGGTGGTTGTGGAGGTTACGAAATCTAAGCCCAAGCTTTGGATTTGGAAAGGGGCGAACTGCTTCTTTGTTTGGTTTGTCTCAACATTCTTGCCCGTCGGATGGTTTGATGGAATTATGAAAAAGATGGTCGGATTGGACATTGTGGAGCAAAGAGTGAGAGCGCTGGGAGGTCCGAACAAGTTGAAAGTGTTGTAA